In the genome of Eschrichtius robustus isolate mEscRob2 chromosome 12, mEscRob2.pri, whole genome shotgun sequence, one region contains:
- the KCTD20 gene encoding BTB/POZ domain-containing protein KCTD20, whose amino-acid sequence MNVHRGTESDRLLRQEASCLMDEASAAAQEKEANSLASSGLQNLTYPLGPRNDDLPLDSASQPANLQFPHMMPLPEDIKGSCFQSGNKRNHEPFIAPERFGNSTVGFGSNVHSQAPEKVTLLVDGTRFVVNPQIFTAHPDTMLGRMFGPGREYNFTRPNEKGEYEIAEGISATVFRTVLDYYKTGIINCPDGISIPDLRDTCDYLCINFDFNTIRCQDLSALLHELSNDGAHKQFDHYLEELILPIMVGCAKKGERECHIVVLTDEDSVDWDEDHPPPMGEEYSQILYSSKLYRFFKYIENRDVAKTVLKERGLKNIRIGIEGYPTCKEKIKRRPGGRSEVIYNYVQRPFIQMSWEKEEGKSRHVDFQCVRSKSLTNLVAAGEDVLEDQEILMHHPPQVDELDRLNAPLSQMASNDFQD is encoded by the exons ATGAATGTTCACCGTGGCACTGAGAGCGACAGGTTATTGCGGCAGGAGGCCAGCTGCCTGATGGATGAAGCCTCAGCTGCAGcccaagaaaaagaagcaaatagcCTGGCTTCTTCTGGTCTTCAAAATCTTACTTATCCTCTAGGTCCCAGGAATGATG ACCTTCCACTTGACTCTGCCTCTCAGCCAGCAAATCTTCAGTTCCCTCACATGATGCCACTTCCTGAAGACATCAAAGGCTCTTGCTTCCAAAGTGGGAATAAACGGAACCATGAACCCTTCATCGCTCCAGAACGATTTGGAAACAGCACTGTGGGCTTTGGCAGTAACGTTCATTCTCAGGCACCAGAGAAAGTGACCCTTCTCGTAGATGGCACACGTTTTGTTGTCAATCCACAAATTTTCACTGCTCATCCAGATACCATGTTGGGAAG GATGTTTGGACCAGGAAGAGAGTACAACTTCACACGGCCGAATGAGAAGGGCGAGTATGAGATTGCCGAAGGAATCAGTGCAACTGTATTTCGAACGGTGCTG GATTATTACAAAACTGGTATCATCAATTGTCCTGATGGCATCTCTATCCCAGACCTTAGAGATACGTGCGATTATCTCTGCATTAACTTTGACTTCAACACTATCCGATGTCAAGATCTGA GTGCTTTACTGCATGAACTGTCTAATGACGGCGCTCACAAGCAGTTTGATCACTACCTCGAAGAGCTGATCCTGCCCATCATGGTGGGCTGTGCCAAGAAAGGGGAGCGAGAATGCCACATCGTCGTGCTGACGGATGAGGATTCTGTGGACTGGGACGAAGACCACCCCCCACCCATGGGGGAGGAGTATTCCCAAA ttcttTATAGCTCTAAGCTCTAtagatttttcaaatatattgagAATCGGGATGTCGCTAAAACAGTGTTAAAGGAACGGGGCCTGAAAAACATTCGCATCGGAATTGAAG GTTATCCTACctgtaaagaaaaaattaagaggaGACCTGGTGGCCGGTCTGAAGTGATCTATAATTACGTGCAGCGCCCCTTTATCCAGATGTCatgggaaaaagaagaaggaaagagtcGCCATGTGGATTTCCAGTGTGTTCGAAGCAAATCCCTCACGAATCTGGTAGCTGCTGGAGAAGATGTCTTGGAGGACCAAGAGATATTAATGCACCACCCGCCCCAAGTGGATGAACTTGACCGGCTAAACGCCCCACTTTCTCAGATGGCTTCTAACGACTTTCAGGATTAG